The following coding sequences are from one Candidatus Thermoplasmatota archaeon window:
- a CDS encoding DUF58 domain-containing protein has protein sequence MKLTALGLRVSRAAAVLVGGGLVLGVSAALWAGMALLLLLGVSALALPRARIAVERKLDREQLVEGEGLKERLEVTLKGRRTVRLRLRESAGDGLASEAAAWTTRLSPKAPHAREIEWTASSWGRKSIGPLEAWAGDAFGLLEERVEGDEGHAVLVLPRALPLGKHRPKASIPQPAIGVHNVPRPGDGFEFFALRDYQPGDSIRRINWKASARYNKTVVNQVTRESFARVTILLDLRAKEILGDPRPWVLNGRAAASILEHHDRMRDHLTVIVLGDVAEKLVEAANPRSADLVKAMVERPPRGHVATTDAVRGHLPSFRRKSPTYVVTSAVFDPDLIESIEILRALEADVHLVSPRADHEPVGPAGRLLAESRNEALAAARALGVKVTDWSGSSSLEVAFIES, from the coding sequence ATGAAGCTCACCGCCCTCGGACTCCGCGTTTCGCGCGCGGCGGCCGTGCTCGTGGGCGGGGGCCTCGTGCTCGGCGTTTCCGCCGCGCTCTGGGCGGGCATGGCCCTGCTCCTCCTGCTCGGCGTCTCGGCGCTCGCGCTCCCGCGCGCGCGGATCGCCGTCGAGCGCAAGCTCGACCGCGAGCAGCTCGTCGAGGGCGAGGGGCTCAAGGAGCGCCTCGAGGTCACGCTCAAGGGGCGCCGGACCGTGAGGCTCCGGCTCCGCGAAAGCGCGGGCGACGGCCTCGCAAGCGAGGCGGCCGCCTGGACGACGCGGCTTTCCCCGAAGGCTCCGCACGCGCGCGAGATCGAATGGACGGCCTCCTCGTGGGGACGCAAATCGATCGGTCCGCTCGAGGCCTGGGCGGGCGACGCCTTCGGCCTCCTCGAGGAAAGGGTCGAGGGCGATGAAGGGCACGCGGTCCTCGTCCTGCCGCGCGCGCTGCCGCTCGGCAAGCATCGGCCGAAAGCGTCGATCCCCCAGCCCGCGATCGGCGTCCACAACGTTCCGCGGCCCGGCGACGGTTTCGAGTTCTTCGCCCTCCGGGACTATCAGCCGGGGGACAGCATCCGGCGCATCAATTGGAAGGCGAGCGCGCGCTACAACAAGACGGTCGTGAACCAGGTCACGCGCGAAAGCTTCGCCCGCGTCACGATTCTCCTCGACCTGCGCGCGAAGGAGATCCTGGGCGACCCCCGTCCGTGGGTCCTGAACGGACGGGCCGCGGCCTCGATCCTCGAGCATCACGACCGCATGCGCGACCACCTCACCGTGATCGTCCTCGGGGACGTCGCCGAGAAGCTCGTGGAGGCCGCCAACCCGAGGTCCGCGGATCTCGTGAAGGCCATGGTCGAGCGGCCCCCGCGCGGCCACGTCGCGACGACCGATGCGGTCCGCGGCCACCTGCCCTCCTTCCGGCGGAAGTCGCCGACCTACGTCGTTACGAGCGCCGTCTTCGATCCAGACCTCATCGAGTCGATCGAGATCCTGCGCGCTCTCGAGGCCGACGTCCACCTCGTGAGCCCTCGCGCGGACCACGAGCCCGTCGGACCCGCCGGGCGCCTCCTCGCCGAATCCAGGAACGAAGCGCTCGCCGCCGCGCGCGCGCTCGGGGTCAAGGTCACGGACTGGAGCGGGTCGTCGTCCCTCGAGGTGGCGTTCATTGAATCCTGA